AAATATCTGAAACGGTTAATTCTCCAACATCAAAAAGGAATAAGAGAATTTTTATTCTTTTTGAATTACTCAACGCTTTAAAAAGTTTTGTTGAATAAATTTTTATTTTCATTGTTTTATATTATCACATTGTCGCTAATATGAAACTATCTTTTTCACCTCCTTTTGTAATTCTTTAATCCATCTTTCTTGCTGGATTTTTTTTATAGGTTTTCCTTTTTTGAAAAACAACCCCCAACCCTTTCCACCGGCAATTCCTATATCGGCATCCTTCGCTTCACCAGGACCGTTGACAACACAACCCATGACGGCAACTTTCAGTTGCCGAGTTGAGAGTTGAGAGTTGAGAGTTGAGAGTTTTTTTTCTAATTGATGAACTGTTTTTATCAAATCGGTTTCGCAGCGACCACAGGCAGGGCAGGAGATGATTTCAATCCCTCGTTTTCTTAAACCGAGTGCCTTTAATATCTCCCAACCAGCTTTTATTTCTTCTTCAGGTTTTGCTGTTAATGAAACGCGGATTGTATCGCCAATACCCTGATTCAGCAAAATCCCGAAAGCAGTTGCTGATTTTACAACCCCGGAAAATTCTGTTCCTGCTTCTGTAATCCCGAGATGTATTGGATAATTTCTTTTTTTTGTAAAGAGTTGATTTGCCAGAATTGTTGTTGGTACATCGTTTGCTTTCAATGAAACCACTATGTTTCCAAAATTCATATCTTCTAAAACTCTTACATTCTCCATCAGTTCTTTTACCATTTGTGTTGCTTTTTGTGCTGATGACATTTTTAGCCAGTGGTTTGACTGTTTCAAAATTTTTAGTGAGCCAGCATTTACGCCGAC
This DNA window, taken from Elusimicrobiota bacterium, encodes the following:
- the ispG gene encoding flavodoxin-dependent (E)-4-hydroxy-3-methylbut-2-enyl-diphosphate synthase, which translates into the protein MKTKKIRIGNIFIGGGEPVRVQSMTKTKTIDWRSTVDQIKKLENIGCEIIRVAVPDIESAKVLSKIKKNIKIPLVADIHFNWQIAVESIKQGVDKIRINPGNIGSKENIEKIVLAAKKREIPIRVGVNAGSLKILKQSNHWLKMSSAQKATQMVKELMENVRVLEDMNFGNIVVSLKANDVPTTILANQLFTKKRNYPIHLGITEAGTEFSGVVKSATAFGILLNQGIGDTIRVSLTAKPEEEIKAGWEILKALGLRKRGIEIISCPACGRCETDLIKTVHQLEKKLSTLNSQLSTRQLKVAVMGCVVNGPGEAKDADIGIAGGKGWGLFFKKGKPIKKIQQERWIKELQKEVKKIVSY